One Actinomycetes bacterium DNA window includes the following coding sequences:
- a CDS encoding TetR family transcriptional regulator gives MTGTGTAWSPAREAGRRERGLRRRRAILEATLGIIGEQGTAAVTHRAVAAAAGVPLAATTYYFASKDDLLDQTLRFAAEEELAALERDVLPATDAATFSDAVDRLCAVVWHSYRTRGRVRALALYEIYLEAARRPALRAVAQEWNEACVRLLVPGLRGLGIAEPEAAARMVLAMLDGFMIEDLGSHQPGFEQQILRPSVERLLRALGGAPG, from the coding sequence TTGACCGGGACTGGCACAGCCTGGTCCCCGGCGCGCGAGGCCGGCCGGCGGGAGCGCGGGCTGCGCAGGCGGCGGGCGATCCTGGAGGCGACCCTCGGGATCATCGGCGAGCAGGGCACCGCGGCCGTCACCCACCGCGCGGTGGCTGCGGCGGCCGGCGTGCCACTGGCCGCCACCACCTACTACTTCGCCTCGAAGGACGACCTGCTCGACCAGACGCTGCGATTCGCGGCCGAGGAGGAGCTGGCCGCCCTGGAGCGCGACGTCCTGCCCGCCACGGACGCCGCCACCTTCTCCGACGCGGTGGACCGGCTCTGCGCGGTCGTCTGGCACAGCTACCGCACCCGTGGGCGGGTGCGGGCGCTCGCACTCTACGAGATCTACCTGGAGGCCGCGCGCCGGCCGGCCCTGCGCGCGGTCGCCCAGGAGTGGAACGAGGCATGCGTGCGGCTCCTCGTTCCCGGGCTGCGCGGGCTCGGCATCGCCGAGCCGGAGGCGGCCGCCCGCATGGTGCTCGCGATGCTGGACGGGTTCATGATCGAGGACCTCGGCAGCCACCAGCCCGGCTTCGAGCAGCAGATCCTCCGCCCGAGCGTCGAGCGCCTGCTCCGCGCCCTGGGCGGCGCCCCCGGCTGA
- the glgX gene encoding glycogen debranching protein GlgX, whose translation MVVTGEPVWPGQPYPLGATWDGEGTNYAVFSEGAEAVELCLFDEEGGERRISLPEVTAHVWHGYVPEVGPGQRYGFRVHGPYDPDHGHRFNPAKLLIDPYARAVEGRVDWDDSVFGYRVGADDLVRDDRDSAPHVPRSVVVHDAFPWGEDRRPNVPWADTIIYEAHVRGFTVRHPDVPEHQRGTYAAMGSPPVVEHLRGLGVTTLELLPVHHYVSEHALVRRGLTNYWGYNSMGFFAPEARYSSTGSQGGQVREFKAMVRNLHAAGIEVILDVVYNHTAEGNQMGPTLSFRGLDNRGYYRTIDQNPRYYMDYTGCGNTLNVRHPQVLALIMDSLRYWVTEMHVDGFRFDLASALARSFHEVDRLSAFFDLIHQDPVVSRVKLIAEPWDVGEGGYQVGNFPVLWTEWNGRYRDTMRDFWRVAQTGVADIAYRLTGSSDLYQDDGRRPYASINFVTAHDGFTLNDLVSYNDKHNEANGEGNRDGDGHNRSWNCGVEGPTDDPEVLALRERQKRNFLASLLLAAGVPMLLAGDELSRTQQGNNNAYCQDNEISWVDWELDEHAESLLEFTRAVIALRASHPVFRRPKFFQGQAIYGSGVKDIGWFTPDGAEMDQADWAAPDVRTLGVFLNGEEIPHRGPRGERIVDDSFLLLLNGGPEPAMFTLPGRPWGKEYELVLDTGLAFVLPTEADAPTYLAGEELSMTSRSVAVLRKRA comes from the coding sequence ATGGTGGTGACCGGAGAGCCCGTCTGGCCCGGCCAGCCCTACCCGCTCGGGGCGACCTGGGACGGCGAGGGCACCAACTACGCCGTCTTCTCCGAGGGTGCCGAGGCGGTCGAGCTCTGCCTGTTCGATGAGGAGGGCGGCGAGCGCCGGATCAGTCTGCCCGAGGTCACCGCGCACGTCTGGCACGGCTACGTGCCCGAGGTCGGCCCGGGCCAGCGCTACGGCTTCCGCGTCCACGGCCCCTACGACCCTGACCACGGGCACCGCTTCAACCCGGCCAAGCTGCTCATCGACCCCTACGCGCGGGCGGTCGAGGGCCGGGTCGACTGGGACGACTCGGTGTTCGGGTACCGGGTGGGCGCGGACGACCTCGTCCGCGACGACCGCGACAGCGCGCCCCACGTGCCCAGGTCGGTAGTGGTCCACGACGCGTTCCCGTGGGGCGAGGACCGCCGCCCGAACGTGCCCTGGGCCGACACCATCATCTACGAGGCCCATGTGCGCGGCTTCACCGTGCGCCACCCCGACGTCCCCGAGCACCAGCGCGGCACCTACGCCGCCATGGGCTCCCCACCGGTCGTCGAGCACCTGCGCGGGCTCGGCGTCACCACCCTCGAGCTGCTCCCCGTCCACCACTACGTCTCCGAGCACGCGCTGGTAAGGCGGGGCCTGACCAACTACTGGGGCTACAACTCGATGGGCTTCTTCGCGCCCGAGGCGCGCTACTCGTCCACCGGGAGCCAGGGCGGACAGGTCCGGGAGTTCAAGGCGATGGTCCGCAACCTGCATGCCGCCGGCATCGAGGTGATCCTCGACGTGGTCTACAACCACACCGCCGAGGGCAACCAGATGGGCCCCACCCTGTCGTTCCGCGGGCTCGACAACCGTGGCTACTACCGGACCATCGACCAGAACCCGCGCTACTACATGGACTACACCGGCTGCGGCAACACCCTGAACGTGCGCCATCCTCAGGTGCTGGCGCTCATCATGGACTCGCTCCGCTACTGGGTGACCGAGATGCACGTGGACGGGTTCCGCTTCGACCTGGCCAGCGCGCTCGCCCGCAGCTTCCACGAGGTCGACCGGCTGTCGGCCTTCTTCGACCTCATCCACCAGGACCCGGTGGTGAGCCGGGTGAAGCTGATCGCAGAGCCGTGGGACGTCGGTGAGGGCGGCTACCAGGTCGGCAACTTCCCGGTCCTTTGGACCGAGTGGAACGGCCGCTACCGCGACACCATGCGGGACTTCTGGCGGGTGGCCCAGACCGGCGTGGCCGACATCGCCTACCGCCTGACCGGCTCGTCCGACCTGTACCAGGACGACGGCCGTCGGCCCTACGCCAGCATCAACTTCGTCACCGCCCATGACGGCTTCACCCTGAACGACCTGGTCAGCTACAACGACAAGCACAACGAGGCCAACGGCGAGGGCAACCGCGACGGCGACGGTCACAACCGCTCGTGGAACTGCGGGGTCGAGGGGCCCACCGACGACCCCGAGGTGCTCGCCCTGCGCGAGCGGCAGAAGCGCAACTTCCTGGCCAGCCTGCTGCTGGCGGCCGGGGTGCCGATGCTGCTGGCGGGCGACGAGCTGTCCCGCACCCAGCAGGGCAACAACAACGCCTACTGCCAGGACAACGAGATCTCCTGGGTGGACTGGGAGCTGGACGAGCACGCCGAGTCGCTGCTCGAGTTCACCCGCGCGGTCATCGCGCTGCGCGCCAGCCACCCGGTCTTCCGCCGGCCCAAGTTCTTCCAGGGCCAGGCCATCTACGGCTCGGGGGTGAAGGACATCGGCTGGTTCACCCCCGACGGCGCCGAGATGGACCAGGCCGACTGGGCCGCGCCCGACGTGCGGACACTCGGCGTGTTCCTCAACGGCGAGGAGATCCCGCACCGCGGGCCGCGCGGCGAGCGCATCGTCGACGACAGCTTCCTGCTGCTGCTGAACGGCGGGCCCGAGCCCGCCATGTTCACCCTGCCCGGCCGTCCCTGGGGCAAGGAGTACGAACTGGTGCTGGACACCGGCCTGGCCTTCGTGCTCCCGACCGAGGCCGACGCCCCCACGTACCTGGCCGGCGAGGAGCTGTCGATGACCTCCCGCTCGGTTGCCGTCCTCCGCAAGCGCGCGTGA
- a CDS encoding ClpX C4-type zinc finger protein, with the protein MTLDADLLRAAREQRDRLRGLRHEVGRVTDAFHRQVRLLHEAGGSPWEIADRLGLPDEQVRTILGTGTANYPGAAAGNGPRPAGDPVGSGHPGGGSGHPEGGSGHPEGGSGYPEGGRSVPQGGSPAAAGTGGQAGGVVGRGLLRRSLACSFCGSGKDQGSRLVAGLGVAVCDRCVRLALEVVVEGAGREPEFRLVDGGDPEQAWTCSFCRKPLRRVGRLVRGRDGIHVCGECLDLCTEILRDEAR; encoded by the coding sequence ATGACCCTCGACGCCGACCTCCTGCGCGCGGCACGGGAGCAGCGCGACCGGCTGCGGGGGCTGCGGCACGAGGTCGGGCGCGTCACCGACGCGTTCCATCGCCAGGTCCGCCTGCTCCACGAGGCCGGCGGGTCGCCGTGGGAGATCGCCGACCGCCTCGGCCTCCCCGACGAGCAGGTCAGGACGATCCTCGGCACCGGTACCGCGAACTACCCGGGTGCCGCAGCCGGGAACGGTCCACGGCCGGCCGGCGACCCGGTGGGATCCGGCCACCCAGGCGGCGGATCCGGCCACCCGGAGGGCGGATCCGGCCACCCGGAGGGTGGATCCGGCTACCCGGAGGGCGGCCGGTCCGTACCGCAAGGCGGCTCCCCCGCTGCTGCTGGCACCGGCGGTCAAGCTGGGGGAGTGGTTGGGCGGGGACTCCTCCGACGGTCGCTGGCCTGCTCGTTCTGTGGGTCGGGCAAGGACCAGGGGAGCAGGCTGGTCGCCGGCCTCGGGGTCGCCGTGTGCGACCGCTGCGTCCGGCTCGCCCTGGAGGTCGTCGTCGAGGGCGCGGGCCGGGAGCCTGAGTTCCGGCTGGTGGACGGGGGCGACCCGGAGCAGGCGTGGACGTGCAGCTTCTGCCGCAAGCCGCTCCGTCGGGTGGGACGGCTGGTGCGCGGCAGAGACGGCATCCACGTCTGCGGGGAGTGCCTCGACCTCTGCACCGAGATCCTGCGCGACGAGGCTCGCTGA
- a CDS encoding multidrug efflux SMR transporter, whose protein sequence is MSAWIYLTVAILAEVSGTVALRYTQGLSRPLPLAIVVAGYGLAFYLLMRTLKELSLGLTYAVWAGAGTALVALVGMLALNEPVNAPKLLGLVLVIAGIVSLNLGGAH, encoded by the coding sequence GTGTCGGCATGGATCTACCTGACCGTCGCCATCCTGGCCGAGGTGTCGGGGACGGTCGCCCTGCGGTACACGCAGGGCCTCTCCCGCCCGCTTCCGCTCGCGATCGTCGTCGCTGGCTACGGGCTCGCCTTCTACCTGCTCATGCGCACCTTGAAGGAGCTGTCGCTCGGGCTGACCTACGCCGTCTGGGCCGGCGCCGGCACCGCGCTGGTGGCGCTGGTCGGCATGCTCGCCCTCAACGAGCCGGTGAACGCCCCCAAGCTGCTCGGCCTGGTCCTGGTGATCGCCGGCATCGTGAGCCTCAACCTCGGCGGCGCCCATTGA
- a CDS encoding tetratricopeptide repeat protein — LGLAKAWRAKAYAHWTAGGLSQAETASRRAIDFARRAGDEPLEAGMVSSHCFILFWGPKRVDEVARYVKQALEWARSRGIRRLEVDALRILARIAAMQGRFPEARAWLREASEAEAYGDLLVLVGEYLSVGIVELLADEPAEAERVLRRGYQIVADLRGTGQLVSVIVLLARALAMQGRDEEAMALTRECEGSALESQRDAQIKWRAIRALLLARRGDFEAAKRLAAESIERTEDWEQDDSTAEVLADQAHVLRLAGREEEARRQAERALAHYERKGNLVGARRVRMLLQREPMH; from the coding sequence CTCGGGCTGGCTAAGGCTTGGCGCGCGAAGGCATATGCCCACTGGACGGCGGGAGGGCTGAGCCAGGCGGAGACGGCGTCCCGGCGGGCGATCGACTTCGCCCGGCGTGCGGGGGACGAGCCGTTGGAGGCAGGCATGGTCAGCTCGCACTGCTTCATCCTGTTCTGGGGGCCCAAGCGCGTGGACGAAGTGGCGCGATACGTCAAGCAGGCGCTCGAATGGGCACGCAGCAGGGGCATCCGGCGCCTGGAGGTGGATGCCCTGCGAATCCTCGCCCGCATCGCCGCCATGCAGGGCCGGTTCCCGGAGGCGCGCGCCTGGTTGCGGGAGGCGAGTGAGGCCGAGGCATACGGTGATCTGCTCGTCCTGGTGGGAGAGTACCTCTCGGTCGGGATCGTCGAGCTGCTAGCCGACGAGCCGGCCGAGGCCGAGCGGGTTCTGCGGCGCGGCTACCAGATCGTCGCCGACCTACGAGGGACGGGCCAGCTCGTGTCCGTGATCGTCCTGCTCGCGCGGGCGCTCGCCATGCAGGGTCGCGATGAGGAGGCCATGGCGCTGACCCGGGAGTGCGAGGGGTCGGCGTTGGAGAGCCAGCGCGATGCGCAGATCAAGTGGCGTGCCATCCGCGCGTTGCTGCTGGCCCGGCGAGGGGACTTCGAGGCTGCCAAACGCCTGGCCGCGGAGTCGATCGAGCGCACCGAGGACTGGGAGCAGGACGACTCGACCGCCGAAGTGCTGGCCGACCAGGCCCACGTGCTCCGGCTGGCCGGCCGGGAGGAGGAGGCTCGGCGGCAGGCCGAGCGCGCCCTCGCCCACTATGAGCGGAAGGGCAACCTGGTCGGAGCGCGCCGGGTGCGGATGCTCCTGCAGAGGGAGCCGATGCACTGA
- the treY gene encoding malto-oligosyltrehalose synthase translates to MNAPCSTYRVQLSARFPFESARAAVPYLADLGVSHLYTSPVLQARSGSAHGYDVVDPTTVSPELGGEPGLRALVGSLRAHGMGLVVDLVPNHMAASAENPWWVETLRHGRASPYAKVFDVDWEAAGGRVRLPVLGGPLEQVAGEIEVGGGWVSYHEHRFPLAPGTTRLDEQHYELVDWRRAAVDGNYRRFFDVNELVGLRQEDPEVFELTHATVLRLVAEGLVDGLRIDHVDGLADPAGYLERLAGRGVPWVVVEKILESSERLPPWPVAGTTGYEFLALADGMFVDPEAAGPFTARYTRLSARDPNSVALAVRCKRAVLAGSFGGEVDAVARRLAGDRAGNRAAVVELAAQHPVYRTYVTDRASEVDRAVIAAARGACEDGLWADGEAEDWPAGLRPVGDGSAQDWPTAEAVGRLAAALCLDDPAADPEAVRRFQQLTGPAMAKGVEDTALYRDTRMVGRNEVGGDLARFGREVAELHAANAEREEHWPRSLLATSTHDTKRGEDVRARLAVLTVHAERWWELAERWTRRLASGVEPADALLLWQTMAGAWPLERERCLAYMEKAVREAKLRTSWSDPDPAYEAAVRGLVERAYTDTAFRGELDELVAEIAPAGRANAAGLALLRLTSPGVPDTYQGTEVEQLTLVDPDNRRPARFAADGSLKFRVTRAALRLRRGRPELFTGYRPLASPDRLIAFARGDDRLAVLVGRLGGPPPADRVDLPAGRWRDVLTGATLPGGSTPAGDLTAELPHALLVGA, encoded by the coding sequence CTGAACGCCCCGTGTTCCACCTACCGCGTCCAGCTCTCGGCCCGGTTCCCGTTCGAGTCCGCCCGCGCCGCCGTCCCCTACCTGGCCGACCTCGGCGTCTCCCACCTGTACACGTCGCCGGTGCTCCAGGCCCGGTCCGGCTCGGCCCACGGCTACGACGTGGTCGACCCCACCACGGTCAGCCCCGAGCTGGGCGGCGAGCCCGGCCTCCGCGCCCTCGTCGGGTCGCTCCGGGCCCACGGCATGGGCCTGGTCGTCGACCTCGTGCCCAACCACATGGCCGCCTCGGCCGAGAACCCCTGGTGGGTCGAGACCCTGCGCCACGGTCGGGCCTCGCCGTACGCCAAGGTGTTCGACGTCGACTGGGAGGCGGCCGGTGGCCGGGTGCGGCTGCCGGTCCTCGGCGGCCCGCTCGAGCAGGTGGCCGGCGAGATCGAGGTCGGCGGCGGCTGGGTCTCCTACCACGAGCACCGCTTCCCCCTCGCTCCGGGCACGACCCGTCTCGACGAGCAGCACTACGAGCTGGTCGACTGGCGCCGGGCCGCGGTCGACGGCAACTACCGGCGCTTCTTCGACGTCAACGAGCTGGTCGGGCTGAGGCAGGAGGACCCGGAGGTCTTCGAGCTGACCCACGCCACCGTCCTCCGGCTGGTTGCAGAGGGGCTGGTGGACGGGTTGCGCATCGACCACGTGGACGGCCTGGCCGACCCGGCCGGCTACCTCGAGCGCCTGGCCGGCCGCGGGGTCCCCTGGGTCGTGGTCGAGAAGATCCTCGAGTCGAGCGAGCGCCTGCCGCCCTGGCCGGTGGCCGGCACCACCGGCTACGAGTTCCTGGCCCTGGCCGACGGCATGTTCGTCGACCCCGAGGCGGCCGGACCGTTCACCGCCCGGTACACCAGGCTCAGCGCCCGTGACCCCAACTCGGTGGCCCTGGCCGTCCGCTGCAAGCGCGCGGTGCTGGCCGGCTCGTTCGGCGGCGAGGTCGACGCGGTGGCCAGGCGGCTGGCTGGGGACCGGGCCGGGAACCGGGCCGCCGTGGTCGAGCTGGCCGCCCAGCACCCCGTCTACCGGACCTACGTGACCGACCGGGCCTCCGAGGTCGACCGCGCCGTGATCGCCGCCGCCCGCGGCGCCTGCGAGGATGGCCTCTGGGCAGACGGGGAGGCCGAGGACTGGCCGGCCGGCCTCCGGCCTGTCGGTGACGGGTCTGCGCAAGACTGGCCTACGGCCGAGGCGGTCGGCCGGCTCGCTGCTGCCCTGTGCCTGGACGACCCGGCCGCAGACCCCGAGGCCGTGCGGCGGTTCCAGCAGCTCACCGGTCCGGCCATGGCCAAGGGGGTGGAGGACACCGCCCTGTACCGGGACACCCGCATGGTGGGTCGGAACGAGGTCGGCGGCGACCTGGCCCGGTTCGGCCGCGAGGTCGCCGAGCTGCACGCGGCCAACGCCGAGCGGGAGGAGCACTGGCCCCGCAGCCTGCTCGCCACCTCGACCCACGACACCAAGCGGGGCGAGGACGTGCGGGCCAGGCTCGCCGTGCTCACCGTCCACGCCGAGCGCTGGTGGGAGCTGGCCGAGCGCTGGACCCGCCGGCTCGCCTCCGGGGTCGAGCCCGCCGACGCCCTGCTGCTGTGGCAGACGATGGCCGGGGCCTGGCCGCTCGAACGGGAGCGCTGCCTCGCCTACATGGAGAAGGCAGTGCGCGAGGCCAAGCTGCGCACGAGCTGGTCCGACCCCGACCCCGCCTACGAGGCGGCCGTGCGCGGCCTGGTCGAGCGCGCCTACACCGACACCGCCTTCCGAGGCGAGCTGGACGAGCTGGTCGCCGAGATCGCCCCCGCGGGCCGGGCGAACGCCGCCGGCCTCGCCCTGCTGCGGCTGACCAGCCCGGGCGTGCCCGACACCTACCAGGGCACCGAGGTCGAGCAGCTCACACTGGTGGACCCCGACAACCGGCGTCCGGCCCGGTTCGCCGCCGACGGGTCGCTGAAGTTCCGGGTCACCCGGGCTGCGCTGCGCCTGCGTCGCGGCCGGCCGGAGCTGTTCACCGGCTACCGCCCGCTGGCCTCTCCCGACCGGCTGATCGCGTTCGCCCGTGGCGACGACCGCCTGGCCGTCCTGGTCGGCCGCCTTGGCGGCCCGCCTCCGGCCGACCGGGTCGACCTTCCCGCCGGGCGGTGGCGGGACGTGCTCACCGGCGCCACCCTCCCCGGCGGCTCCACACCTGCTGGCGACCTCACCGCCGAGCTGCCCCACGCGCTGCTCGTGGGTGCCTGA
- the malQ gene encoding 4-alpha-glucanotransferase — protein sequence MAADQLRKWAEALGVATSFSDATGRRYEVAEATLRAVLRGMGVDPDAGPAAPPEAGVLPPVVVLRSGRDAPAARLLGAASPPAGASGRGTQEIPMLGPTRDGGPPRLMLETGEERPLPASLPGDLPLGYHRVLGPEGATLLVVAPPRCHLPALLRAGGRAWGWAVQLYGLRSRASWGVGDLGDLAGLGRFAGSLGAGFALLNPLHAASPAQASPYYPSSRVFRNPLYLRVEDVPEAGRLEPAEGARLGELTGAGRRLTQAGRIDREAVARLKDEALRLCHAALARDPERSGRLRAYRAATPGLDRYATFCSLQHALGEDWRAWPARYRDPAGPSVVRWRDDHPDEVGYHAYLQWLLDEQLAAVPRMAVGLVSDLAVGVAPGGFDAWSFQHELASGITTGAPPDELGPEGQDWGFPPFVPARLAACGYVPFVKTIRAGLRHAQGLRVDHVMGLFRLFWIPEGGSPTEGTYVRYPADDLLGILALESHRAGGLVVGEDLGTVEPGVRERLAAEDVLSYRLAWFERSPDGAGRRRAADYPRLALAAATTHDLPTVAGFLSGADLADLREIDVVHPDQAAEAEEGRREEVETLLGLLEAEGLLEAEGLLDPDGSRDVATVLTALYAFLARTPSMLVAATLEDAVEALDRPNVPGTTAERPNWSLPLPVLLDDLPADPRVRRLAEVLAEVTR from the coding sequence ATGGCCGCTGACCAGCTCAGGAAGTGGGCCGAGGCGCTCGGGGTGGCGACCTCGTTCTCCGACGCGACCGGCCGGAGGTACGAGGTGGCCGAGGCCACCCTGCGGGCCGTGCTCCGCGGCATGGGCGTCGACCCGGACGCCGGGCCGGCAGCGCCGCCGGAGGCCGGTGTCCTCCCGCCAGTGGTGGTGCTCCGGAGTGGGAGGGACGCGCCGGCGGCCCGCCTCCTGGGGGCCGCTTCCCCGCCGGCCGGGGCATCCGGACGCGGCACCCAGGAAATCCCCATGCTGGGCCCGACCAGGGACGGCGGGCCGCCCCGGCTCATGCTCGAGACGGGCGAGGAGCGGCCCCTGCCGGCGTCCCTGCCCGGCGACCTGCCGCTCGGCTACCACCGGGTGCTGGGCCCGGAGGGCGCCACCCTGCTGGTGGTGGCGCCGCCCCGCTGCCACCTGCCCGCCCTGCTCCGGGCGGGGGGCCGGGCCTGGGGCTGGGCGGTGCAGCTGTACGGGCTGCGCTCGCGGGCGAGCTGGGGTGTCGGGGACCTCGGCGACCTGGCCGGCCTCGGCCGGTTCGCCGGCTCCCTCGGGGCCGGGTTCGCGCTGCTCAACCCGTTGCACGCCGCCTCCCCCGCCCAGGCCAGCCCCTACTACCCGTCCAGCCGGGTGTTCCGCAACCCGCTCTACCTACGGGTCGAGGACGTCCCCGAGGCGGGCCGGCTCGAGCCGGCCGAGGGCGCCCGCCTGGGCGAGCTGACAGGGGCCGGACGGCGCCTGACCCAGGCCGGGCGGATCGACCGGGAGGCCGTTGCCCGGCTGAAGGACGAGGCGCTGCGTCTCTGCCATGCCGCGCTGGCCCGGGACCCGGAGCGGTCGGGGCGGCTGCGGGCCTACCGCGCCGCCACGCCAGGCCTCGACCGGTACGCGACCTTCTGCTCGCTGCAGCATGCCCTGGGCGAGGACTGGCGGGCGTGGCCGGCCCGCTACCGCGACCCGGCCGGCCCTTCGGTGGTCCGCTGGCGTGACGACCACCCGGACGAGGTCGGCTACCACGCCTACCTGCAGTGGCTGCTCGACGAGCAGCTCGCCGCGGTCCCCCGGATGGCGGTCGGGCTGGTCAGCGACCTGGCCGTCGGGGTCGCGCCGGGCGGGTTCGACGCCTGGTCGTTCCAGCACGAGCTCGCCTCGGGCATCACCACGGGCGCGCCCCCGGACGAGCTGGGACCCGAGGGGCAGGACTGGGGCTTCCCGCCGTTCGTGCCCGCCCGCCTGGCCGCCTGCGGCTACGTGCCCTTCGTGAAGACCATCCGGGCCGGCCTGCGCCACGCCCAGGGGCTCCGGGTCGACCACGTCATGGGGCTGTTCCGGCTGTTCTGGATCCCCGAGGGTGGCTCGCCCACTGAGGGCACCTACGTCCGCTACCCGGCCGACGACCTGCTCGGCATCCTCGCCCTCGAGAGCCACCGGGCCGGCGGGCTGGTGGTGGGTGAGGACCTCGGCACAGTCGAGCCGGGCGTGCGCGAGCGGCTGGCCGCCGAGGACGTCCTGTCCTACCGGCTCGCCTGGTTCGAGCGGAGCCCGGACGGCGCCGGTCGGCGCCGGGCGGCCGACTACCCCCGGCTCGCGCTCGCCGCCGCCACCACCCACGACCTGCCCACCGTGGCCGGGTTCCTGTCCGGCGCCGACCTCGCCGACCTCCGCGAGATCGACGTGGTCCACCCGGACCAGGCCGCCGAGGCGGAGGAGGGCCGGCGCGAGGAGGTCGAGACCCTGCTCGGCCTGCTCGAGGCCGAGGGCCTGCTCGAGGCCGAGGGGCTGCTCGACCCCGACGGCTCCCGGGACGTGGCCACCGTGCTCACCGCCCTCTACGCCTTCCTCGCCCGCACCCCGTCGATGCTGGTCGCTGCCACCCTGGAGGACGCCGTCGAGGCACTCGACCGCCCCAACGTTCCCGGCACGACGGCCGAGCGCCCGAACTGGTCGCTGCCCCTGCCGGTGCTGCTGGACGACCTGCCCGCCGACCCCCGGGTCCGGCGCCTGGCGGAGGTGCTCGCCGAAGTCACCAGATGA